In the genome of Pseudomonas sp. P5_109, one region contains:
- a CDS encoding glutamine synthetase family protein has translation MTEPLLSFDALKRAAAAGEIDTVLVCMVDMQGRLVGKRFQVEFFIDSGHEETHCCNYLLADDIDMEPVPGYAAASWSKGYGDFVLKPDMSTLRRVPWLECTALVLCDVLDHHHRQDLPHSPRAILKKQVERLRERGYTGMFASELEFYLFDETYEAIHKRNYHKPKTAGHYIEDYNILQTTREEPVLRAIRKHLQASGIPVENSKGEWGPGQEEINIRYADAMTMADHHVIIKHACKEIAQLQGKAITFMAKWRYDAAGSSSHIHNSLWDKNAKKPLFYDAKAEFGMSKLMRAWVAGQLKYANDITCFLAPYINSYKRFQAGTFAPTRAVWSRDNRTAGFRLCAEGSKSIRIECRIGGADLNPYLAFAALIAAGLAGIDEKLDLAPPFEGDAYLDEHLPEVSKTLREASAALKASSMLREAFGDEVVEHYVHTAEWEQKEYDRRITDWELQRGFERY, from the coding sequence ATGACAGAGCCCCTCCTCAGCTTTGATGCACTCAAGCGCGCCGCTGCCGCCGGCGAAATCGATACCGTACTGGTCTGCATGGTCGACATGCAGGGTCGGTTGGTCGGCAAGCGTTTCCAGGTCGAGTTTTTCATCGACAGCGGCCACGAAGAAACCCACTGCTGCAACTACCTGCTGGCCGACGACATCGACATGGAGCCGGTGCCGGGTTACGCCGCGGCCAGTTGGAGCAAGGGCTACGGCGATTTTGTGCTCAAGCCGGACATGTCCACCCTGCGGCGCGTGCCCTGGCTTGAATGCACGGCCCTGGTGCTGTGCGATGTGCTCGATCACCACCATCGCCAGGACCTGCCCCACAGCCCAAGGGCGATTCTGAAAAAACAGGTCGAGCGCCTGCGTGAGCGCGGCTATACCGGCATGTTTGCCTCGGAGCTCGAGTTCTATCTGTTCGATGAGACTTACGAGGCGATCCACAAGCGCAACTATCACAAACCGAAAACCGCCGGCCATTACATTGAGGACTACAACATCCTCCAGACCACCCGCGAAGAGCCGGTGCTGCGGGCGATTCGCAAGCATTTGCAGGCCTCGGGCATTCCCGTGGAAAACTCCAAGGGTGAGTGGGGCCCGGGCCAGGAAGAAATCAACATCCGCTACGCCGATGCCATGACCATGGCCGACCACCACGTCATCATCAAGCACGCCTGCAAGGAGATCGCGCAGTTGCAGGGCAAGGCGATCACCTTCATGGCCAAGTGGCGCTACGACGCCGCCGGTTCCAGCAGCCATATCCATAATTCGCTGTGGGACAAGAACGCCAAGAAGCCGCTGTTCTACGACGCGAAAGCCGAGTTCGGCATGTCAAAACTGATGCGGGCCTGGGTCGCCGGGCAGCTCAAGTACGCCAACGACATCACCTGTTTTCTTGCGCCCTATATCAACTCCTACAAGCGCTTCCAGGCTGGCACTTTTGCGCCGACGCGGGCGGTCTGGAGCCGCGACAATCGCACCGCCGGCTTTCGCTTGTGTGCCGAAGGCAGCAAATCGATCCGCATCGAATGCCGCATCGGCGGCGCCGACCTCAACCCCTATCTGGCCTTCGCTGCGTTGATCGCCGCGGGCCTGGCGGGTATCGACGAGAAGCTCGATCTGGCGCCGCCGTTCGAAGGCGACGCCTACCTCGATGAGCATCTGCCGGAAGTGTCCAAGACACTGCGCGAGGCGAGCGCCGCCCTCAAGGCCTCCAGCATGTTGCGCGAAGCGTTCGGCGATGAGGTCGTCGAGCATTACGTGCACACCGCCGAGTGGGAGCAGAAAGAGTACGACCGGCGAATCACCGACTGGGAATTACAGCGCGGTTTCGAGCGCTATTGA
- a CDS encoding winged helix-turn-helix domain-containing tetratricopeptide repeat protein, which produces MPFAFEDYVLDQERRELTLRGQVVAVGPQVFDLLLLFVNNPERVVSKDELLKAVWGGRIVSESTITSHINAVRKAIGDTGEEQRLVRTVARKGYRFVGRLNDEMTGQAQQPDIDEGSTAAPKQTPSSTLALPDKPSITVLPFQNLSGDPEQEYFADGVVEDIIAALSRIRWLFVIARNSSFTYKGQAVDAQGVGQALGVRYVLEGSVRKCGNKVRITGQLIDATSGTHLWAERFEGLLDDIFELQDQVTQSVVGAIAPQLERAEIERAKRKPTESLDAYDYYLRAMAKLHSGSREAIEQALPMFYQAIELDAEFASAYGMAAWCHFWRKLNDWMTDRPAEIAEGIRLARLAVTLGRDDAVALTRGGHALAHLAGEVDGGIALLDRARLLNPNLAPAWFLGGILRALHGETDAAIEHLNHAVRLSPLDPEMFRMQVGMALAHFFAGHFDAAADWAEKALGNLPSLLIAAALVAASHALGDRMDKANLAMQRLQKIDPSLRLCNLKDWLPIQRPEDFARFVDGLRLAGLPE; this is translated from the coding sequence TTGCCATTCGCGTTTGAAGACTACGTACTCGATCAGGAGCGCCGGGAGCTGACCCTGCGCGGGCAAGTCGTGGCCGTCGGACCGCAGGTCTTCGACCTGTTGCTGCTGTTCGTCAACAATCCCGAGCGCGTCGTCAGCAAGGACGAATTGCTGAAGGCAGTATGGGGTGGCCGAATCGTTTCGGAATCGACGATCACCAGCCACATCAATGCGGTGCGCAAGGCCATTGGTGACACCGGTGAGGAGCAGCGCCTGGTACGCACCGTCGCCCGCAAGGGCTACCGCTTCGTTGGCCGGCTCAACGACGAGATGACCGGGCAAGCGCAACAGCCTGACATCGATGAGGGCTCGACCGCCGCCCCGAAGCAAACCCCCTCCTCTACCCTTGCTCTCCCGGATAAACCCTCGATCACCGTCCTGCCCTTCCAGAACCTGAGCGGCGACCCGGAGCAGGAATACTTCGCCGATGGCGTCGTGGAGGACATCATCGCCGCCCTGTCGCGTATCCGCTGGCTGTTTGTCATCGCGCGCAATTCGAGCTTCACCTACAAGGGCCAGGCGGTGGACGCCCAGGGGGTTGGCCAGGCGCTGGGCGTTCGCTACGTTCTCGAAGGCAGCGTGCGCAAGTGCGGGAACAAGGTGCGCATTACCGGGCAACTGATCGACGCAACGAGCGGGACGCACCTCTGGGCGGAGCGCTTCGAAGGCTTGCTCGACGATATCTTCGAGCTGCAGGACCAAGTCACACAAAGCGTCGTCGGTGCCATCGCGCCGCAATTGGAACGGGCAGAAATCGAACGCGCCAAGCGCAAGCCGACGGAAAGCCTGGACGCCTACGACTATTACCTGCGCGCCATGGCAAAGCTGCACAGCGGCAGCCGGGAAGCTATCGAGCAGGCGCTGCCGATGTTCTACCAGGCCATCGAACTCGATGCGGAATTTGCCTCGGCCTATGGCATGGCCGCCTGGTGTCATTTCTGGCGCAAGCTCAATGACTGGATGACCGATCGGCCTGCGGAAATCGCCGAGGGCATACGGCTGGCGCGCCTGGCCGTGACCCTCGGCCGCGATGATGCCGTCGCGTTGACCCGCGGCGGACATGCGCTGGCTCATCTCGCTGGCGAAGTCGACGGCGGCATTGCCCTGCTCGACAGGGCGCGCCTGCTCAATCCCAACCTCGCCCCCGCCTGGTTTCTGGGCGGTATCCTGCGGGCGCTGCACGGTGAAACAGACGCCGCCATCGAGCATTTGAACCATGCCGTTCGCTTGAGTCCGCTGGACCCGGAAATGTTCAGGATGCAGGTCGGGATGGCGCTCGCGCATTTCTTCGCCGGACACTTCGATGCCGCTGCGGATTGGGCGGAAAAGGCCCTGGGCAACCTGCCCAGCCTGCTGATCGCGGCGGCACTGGTGGCGGCCAGTCATGCGCTCGGCGATCGCATGGATAAAGCGAATCTGGCGATGCAGCGTCTGCAAAAAATCGATCCCTCCTTGCGCCTGTGCAACCTCAAGGACTGGCTGCCGATTCAACGGCCCGAGGATTTCGCCCGCTTCGTCGATGGACTGCGACTGGCAGGCTTGCCGGAGTGA
- a CDS encoding aldehyde dehydrogenase family protein, whose product MKEKIQLISPVDGRVYAEREVADAAQVERALTAAASAQAAWQRRPLSERAAFCSAAVEAMLSMQADIVPELAWQMGRPVRFGAGELRGFAERARHMIAIAPQALAAVEPMPVAGFRRYIKREPLGTVLVVAPWNYPYLTAVNTIIPALMAGNSVILKHASQTLLVGERFAEAMRRAKLPEGLFQNLLLNHVSTGAIIAGGRVQQVNFTGSVEAGKVIESAASGQFLGMGLELGGKDPAYVRADANLEHAVENLVDGSFFNSGQSCCAVERIYVDQKIFPEFVERFAELTRQYVLGNPLDEATTLGPLVTPGAAFFVRGQIAEALAQGATALIDPQSFPTDVPGSAYLAPQVLVDVNHQMSVMRDESFGPVVGIMPVASDEEAIALMNDSEFGLSASIWTLDLAAAERLGNEIATGTVFMNRCDYLDPALAWTGVKNSGRGVTLSPLGYEHLTRAKSFHLRHEV is encoded by the coding sequence ATGAAAGAGAAGATTCAGCTCATCTCCCCGGTCGATGGCCGGGTCTACGCCGAACGCGAGGTGGCCGATGCGGCGCAGGTCGAGCGGGCGCTGACAGCCGCTGCCAGCGCACAGGCGGCATGGCAACGCCGCCCGTTGAGCGAACGCGCGGCATTTTGCAGCGCCGCAGTGGAGGCGATGCTGTCGATGCAGGCCGACATCGTCCCGGAGCTGGCCTGGCAGATGGGGCGACCGGTGCGTTTTGGCGCCGGCGAACTGCGCGGTTTTGCCGAACGCGCCCGGCACATGATCGCGATCGCACCACAAGCCCTGGCCGCCGTAGAGCCGATGCCTGTGGCGGGTTTCCGGCGCTATATCAAACGCGAGCCGCTGGGCACGGTGCTGGTGGTTGCCCCGTGGAATTACCCTTATCTGACGGCGGTGAACACGATTATCCCGGCGCTGATGGCCGGCAACAGCGTGATCCTCAAGCACGCGTCGCAAACCCTGCTGGTAGGTGAGCGTTTCGCCGAGGCCATGCGTCGCGCAAAACTGCCCGAGGGGCTGTTCCAGAATCTGCTGCTCAACCATGTATCGACCGGGGCGATCATTGCTGGCGGGCGCGTGCAGCAAGTGAACTTCACCGGTTCCGTGGAGGCTGGCAAAGTCATCGAAAGCGCCGCCAGCGGCCAATTTCTCGGTATGGGCCTGGAGCTCGGCGGAAAAGACCCGGCCTATGTGCGGGCAGACGCCAACCTTGAACATGCGGTGGAAAATCTGGTGGACGGCAGCTTCTTCAATTCCGGGCAGAGTTGCTGCGCCGTGGAACGCATCTACGTCGACCAGAAAATCTTCCCGGAGTTTGTCGAGCGCTTCGCCGAACTGACCCGCCAGTACGTGCTGGGCAACCCGCTGGACGAAGCCACCACCCTCGGTCCGTTGGTCACACCGGGCGCCGCCTTCTTCGTGCGTGGCCAGATCGCCGAAGCACTGGCCCAGGGCGCGACGGCGCTGATCGATCCACAGTCCTTTCCCACCGACGTTCCGGGCAGCGCCTACCTGGCACCGCAAGTGCTGGTGGACGTGAACCATCAGATGTCGGTCATGCGCGACGAAAGCTTTGGCCCGGTGGTCGGCATCATGCCGGTGGCCAGTGATGAAGAAGCCATCGCCTTGATGAACGACAGTGAGTTTGGGCTCAGCGCGTCCATCTGGACCCTGGACCTCGCAGCGGCCGAACGCCTGGGCAACGAGATCGCCACCGGCACCGTGTTCATGAACCGCTGCGATTACCTGGACCCGGCACTGGCCTGGACCGGCGTGAAGAACAGTGGGCGCGGCGTCACTCTGTCGCCACTGGGTTACGAGCATCTGACCCGGGCCAAATCCTTTCATCTGCGTCACGAGGTGTAG
- a CDS encoding iron-containing alcohol dehydrogenase, whose translation MNLTGNWNYPTSVRFGVGRIAELAEVCRSQGIQRPLLVTDSGLARAPITTAALEALRAAGLGVALFCDLKPNPVEANLAGGLDAWRAGQHDGVIAFGGGSGLDMGKLIAFMSGQTRPVWDFEDIGDYWTRADDSRIAPVIAVPTTAGTGSEVGRAAVIIDERTHTKRIIFHPKMMPRVVISDPALTVGMPAKITAGTGMDALSHCLEAYCAPGFHPLADGIAVEGMRLVANSLVKAVHTPSDLEARAQMLAAAAMGATAFQKGLGGMHALAHPIGALYDTHHGMTNATLMPYVLQFNRSAIEERITRLAAYLRLPSPGFDSFLAFVLKLRKDIAVPHTLFELGVDDKQADLVTDMAVVDPSAGGNPLPLTRDGVAKIFDAAFHGRL comes from the coding sequence ATGAACCTGACAGGAAACTGGAACTACCCCACGAGCGTTCGGTTCGGTGTCGGGCGCATCGCCGAGCTGGCCGAGGTCTGTCGCAGCCAGGGTATCCAGCGCCCCTTGCTGGTGACCGACAGCGGCCTGGCGCGCGCGCCGATCACCACGGCGGCGCTGGAAGCATTGCGCGCCGCCGGTCTTGGCGTGGCGCTGTTCTGTGACCTCAAGCCCAATCCGGTGGAAGCCAACCTGGCCGGCGGGCTCGATGCCTGGCGCGCCGGCCAGCACGATGGCGTGATCGCTTTCGGCGGTGGCAGTGGCCTGGACATGGGCAAGCTGATTGCCTTCATGAGCGGCCAGACCCGCCCGGTCTGGGACTTCGAGGACATCGGCGACTACTGGACCCGTGCCGACGACAGCCGCATCGCCCCGGTCATTGCCGTGCCGACCACGGCGGGAACCGGCTCCGAAGTCGGTCGCGCAGCGGTGATCATCGACGAGCGCACCCACACCAAACGCATCATCTTCCACCCGAAAATGATGCCGCGCGTGGTGATCAGCGACCCGGCCCTCACCGTCGGCATGCCGGCCAAAATCACCGCCGGCACCGGCATGGACGCGTTATCGCATTGCCTGGAGGCGTACTGCGCCCCCGGCTTTCACCCCCTGGCTGACGGCATTGCCGTGGAAGGCATGCGCCTGGTCGCCAATTCTCTGGTGAAGGCGGTGCACACGCCGTCGGACCTCGAGGCGCGCGCGCAAATGCTCGCGGCGGCGGCGATGGGCGCCACGGCCTTCCAGAAAGGCCTGGGCGGGATGCATGCCCTCGCCCATCCGATTGGCGCGCTGTACGACACCCATCACGGCATGACCAATGCCACCCTGATGCCCTACGTCCTGCAGTTCAACCGTTCGGCCATCGAGGAGCGCATCACTCGCCTGGCAGCGTACCTGCGCCTGCCCTCACCCGGCTTCGACAGTTTCCTGGCCTTCGTCCTCAAGCTGCGCAAGGACATCGCCGTGCCGCACACCCTGTTTGAATTGGGGGTGGACGATAAACAGGCCGACCTGGTGACAGACATGGCGGTCGTCGACCCCTCCGCCGGCGGCAACCCGCTGCCCCTGACCCGGGACGGCGTGGCAAAGATTTTCGATGCGGCGTTTCACGGCCGTCTGTAG
- a CDS encoding DUF3274 domain-containing protein — MSSEDPYCVAQLTTRLMPNCNTVRKMEVPADLPGVVIFLHGVNDPGASYESVEIGLCQGVNERLDRPDLKAGRYGSKYHKAEKTPRETWTDKEEQILDDPDTYLYQRDTDDPKTRSLMIPFYWGYRAAPEHVKRDDAGDPFRVRNQFQDIQGNRLDRHFAKAGGFFVNATNNLEEMYGEGFKANRKTGMVELIKPNNYLLFANAPLRHYFVLAAHRLAMLVREIRRVSPDETITLMGHSQGTLIALLAQALLMDKGQRCADTLILVDSPYSLLHKVTPKDHDTLATLIRIVMAVTQTPHTQPPLSALREAKTYGGRSGPRWSPTQGTRLNKIGNLSVFPERDNRGKVYLYFCPDDTTVALDDVQGIGTYGVPDATPDGRPAMKALQSMGFYQRLWTKRHRDGEPVLVGKPPQPEFIRAPGEHRYPGASFVTGVASQAPIAKGQERLINAEALNPPHAPQMFGGEALTGSSTTAGLDKPDEVAKSVALGKDAATFLWIKMPAEYDAPNTSQREALARFNGLSEDPEDHTRAVRKGAARSSSSSCHEREETPREARARMEHDQKTWGNNSYHSAILRSPENQRWVTAMDIAIGQAHCLDEPAMREVLVAIADWKMDEEVFRKTSELPGWSRLSAEARALVKASYQYYQEGEFPPSDLVSLTPPTLLASAAKKGGAL; from the coding sequence ATGAGCAGCGAAGATCCGTACTGCGTGGCGCAACTCACCACCCGCCTGATGCCCAACTGCAACACCGTGCGCAAAATGGAAGTGCCTGCCGACCTGCCGGGGGTGGTGATTTTCCTGCACGGCGTGAATGACCCCGGCGCGTCCTATGAGTCGGTGGAAATCGGGTTGTGCCAGGGGGTGAACGAGCGGTTGGATCGGCCGGATCTCAAGGCGGGGCGGTATGGGAGCAAGTACCACAAGGCTGAAAAAACGCCTCGGGAAACGTGGACAGATAAAGAAGAACAAATACTCGACGACCCTGACACTTATCTTTATCAGCGCGACACGGACGATCCCAAAACCCGCAGCCTGATGATCCCGTTCTACTGGGGTTATCGCGCCGCGCCGGAACACGTCAAGCGCGATGACGCCGGTGATCCGTTCAGGGTGCGCAACCAGTTTCAGGATATCCAGGGCAATCGCCTGGATCGCCACTTTGCCAAGGCCGGTGGTTTTTTTGTCAATGCCACCAACAACCTGGAAGAGATGTACGGTGAAGGCTTCAAGGCCAACCGGAAAACCGGCATGGTCGAATTGATCAAGCCGAACAATTACCTGCTCTTCGCCAATGCGCCGCTGCGGCATTACTTTGTGTTGGCCGCTCACCGTCTGGCGATGCTGGTCAGGGAAATTCGCCGGGTATCCCCCGATGAAACCATCACCCTCATGGGCCATAGCCAAGGCACCCTGATTGCGTTACTGGCGCAGGCCCTGTTGATGGACAAGGGGCAGCGCTGCGCCGACACCCTGATTCTCGTGGACTCGCCTTACAGCTTGCTGCACAAGGTCACCCCCAAAGACCATGACACCCTCGCCACGTTGATCCGTATCGTCATGGCGGTCACGCAAACGCCCCATACCCAGCCACCGTTATCCGCGCTCAGGGAAGCCAAAACCTATGGCGGTCGCAGCGGCCCTCGATGGTCACCGACGCAAGGGACCCGCCTGAACAAGATCGGCAACCTCAGCGTTTTCCCCGAGCGCGACAATCGCGGCAAGGTGTACCTGTATTTTTGCCCGGACGATACCACCGTGGCCCTGGACGACGTACAAGGCATAGGCACCTACGGTGTGCCGGATGCAACACCGGATGGTCGGCCGGCGATGAAGGCGCTGCAATCGATGGGTTTTTATCAACGGCTGTGGACCAAGCGCCATCGTGACGGCGAGCCAGTGCTGGTGGGCAAGCCGCCACAACCTGAGTTCATCCGCGCGCCGGGCGAGCACCGCTACCCGGGCGCGTCCTTTGTCACCGGAGTGGCCTCGCAAGCGCCGATAGCCAAGGGGCAGGAACGCCTGATCAATGCCGAGGCCCTGAACCCGCCCCATGCGCCACAGATGTTCGGTGGCGAAGCGCTAACCGGCAGTTCGACCACCGCAGGTCTGGACAAACCCGATGAGGTGGCCAAGAGCGTCGCGCTTGGCAAAGACGCCGCGACCTTTTTGTGGATAAAAATGCCCGCCGAGTATGACGCCCCGAACACCTCGCAGCGGGAGGCGTTAGCCCGTTTCAACGGCTTGTCCGAAGACCCGGAAGACCACACGCGCGCCGTACGAAAAGGCGCGGCCCGCTCCAGTAGCAGTTCCTGCCACGAGCGCGAGGAAACCCCACGCGAGGCCCGGGCACGCATGGAGCATGACCAGAAGACCTGGGGAAACAACTCCTACCACTCGGCGATCCTGCGCAGCCCGGAAAACCAGCGTTGGGTGACAGCGATGGACATTGCCATTGGCCAGGCGCATTGCCTTGATGAACCGGCCATGCGCGAGGTGTTGGTGGCGATAGCGGATTGGAAGATGGATGAAGAGGTATTCAGGAAAACCAGTGAGTTGCCAGGTTGGTCGCGACTAAGCGCTGAGGCTCGGGCATTAGTGAAGGCCAGTTATCAATATTACCAGGAGGGAGAATTTCCGCCCTCCGATCTGGTCTCGCTGACACCCCCCACTCTGCTTGCCAGCGCCGCTAAAAAAGGAGGTGCTTTGTGA
- a CDS encoding DUF2875 family protein, with translation MSDPQDRPRTLPKLKPYLWIAGVLLVLWLGFVWLAHIKAQENNVELRNLNPVLRWGIAAILGPLLLIFSVHWWGKAVASEKAGLAAYKTNVMAQINEQQAMQVRTYALEIRGVGMAVDDWHQSSIWREIKKKNNNFASIYSRDPEDYDSSLSSREITRNINIRVAFKHSANGSVAYWPIPVFALGPPDPYEKGYRAAGLINSGRNKATLGVTQFLWQDDESTSHAQGMIERLFQFFDDNPQVPQALIASRDGDVTRDVYRKPGTPGLQNGHVVPTVYESMTGLLVTRSDRVDRYIRRYATHEPEDNQNKNTDLGKLWAFYWKHSREFRDVYEEAERAKGFANPDAPGTMSTAYWQSQLPALWQTINNRGPGEFEPSPWLPIRWAQHQIKEFDAAPVLGYLHRPIKVSMQDEQGRRLKPALQAKALQAGWLQALETLPKGQQPVRVFYDTTDNRDAEIALTNALHGLNTDGHGIALGNVDEGYDIGRRLGNTGVSGALVEINLATIASYLDGGASAVVYAGPDGSLTVQMIHPPDEARKEKNRENRGADPFKFGSPSGGVPRT, from the coding sequence GTGAGCGATCCTCAAGACCGTCCCCGAACGTTACCGAAACTGAAACCCTATCTCTGGATCGCCGGCGTACTGCTGGTCCTTTGGCTCGGCTTCGTCTGGCTGGCCCACATCAAGGCACAGGAAAACAACGTGGAACTTCGTAACCTCAACCCGGTACTGCGCTGGGGGATCGCCGCCATCCTGGGGCCCTTGCTGCTGATTTTCAGCGTTCATTGGTGGGGCAAGGCCGTGGCCAGTGAAAAGGCGGGGCTTGCCGCCTACAAAACCAACGTCATGGCGCAAATCAACGAGCAGCAAGCCATGCAAGTACGGACTTATGCGTTGGAAATCCGCGGGGTGGGGATGGCAGTGGATGATTGGCATCAATCGTCGATATGGCGAGAAATTAAAAAAAAGAACAACAACTTCGCTTCAATCTATTCTCGAGACCCCGAGGATTATGATTCTTCTTTAAGCTCCCGGGAAATAACCAGGAACATCAACATTCGTGTGGCGTTCAAGCATTCAGCGAACGGGTCAGTGGCGTACTGGCCAATCCCGGTGTTTGCGCTAGGTCCTCCAGACCCTTATGAGAAAGGCTACCGAGCCGCCGGTTTGATCAATTCAGGCCGTAATAAGGCAACCTTGGGGGTAACCCAGTTCCTCTGGCAGGACGATGAAAGCACCTCACACGCGCAAGGCATGATCGAGCGGCTGTTCCAGTTTTTTGACGACAACCCCCAAGTTCCACAAGCGCTGATCGCAAGTCGGGACGGTGACGTGACGCGTGATGTCTATCGCAAGCCTGGCACCCCTGGCTTGCAGAACGGCCATGTCGTCCCCACGGTGTACGAAAGCATGACCGGGCTGCTGGTCACTCGCTCGGATCGGGTGGATCGGTACATCCGTCGTTATGCCACCCACGAGCCTGAGGATAACCAAAACAAAAACACGGACCTGGGCAAGCTGTGGGCATTTTACTGGAAGCATTCCCGTGAGTTTCGGGATGTGTACGAAGAGGCGGAGCGTGCCAAGGGTTTTGCAAACCCCGATGCCCCCGGCACCATGTCCACCGCCTACTGGCAATCGCAACTCCCCGCCCTTTGGCAAACCATCAACAACCGCGGGCCAGGAGAGTTCGAACCCTCCCCATGGCTACCGATACGCTGGGCCCAGCATCAGATCAAAGAGTTCGACGCCGCGCCGGTGCTGGGTTACTTGCACCGACCAATCAAAGTCTCAATGCAGGATGAACAGGGCCGGCGGCTAAAACCGGCACTACAGGCCAAGGCCCTGCAGGCTGGCTGGCTGCAAGCCCTGGAGACGTTACCCAAAGGTCAGCAACCAGTCCGCGTGTTCTATGACACCACCGACAACCGGGACGCTGAAATCGCCCTGACCAATGCCTTGCACGGCCTGAACACGGACGGCCATGGCATCGCGTTGGGTAATGTCGACGAGGGTTACGACATCGGTCGGCGTCTGGGCAATACCGGGGTTAGTGGGGCGCTGGTGGAAATCAACCTGGCGACCATCGCCAGCTACCTGGACGGCGGAGCCAGCGCGGTGGTCTACGCCGGCCCGGACGGTAGCCTGACGGTGCAAATGATCCACCCACCGGACGAGGCCCGCAAAGAAAAGAACCGCGAGAACCGGGGTGCCGATCCCTTCAAGTTCGGCTCCCCTAGCGGCGGAGTACCCAGGACATGA
- a CDS encoding amino acid permease produces MNPASQPGTETHDDDVKVLHSMGYAQQLSRRMGVFSNFAISFSIICILSGGINSLAQGTSGAGGISIGIGWPIGCLISGVFAMAMAQISSAYPTAGGLYHWGSILGNRFTGWLTAWFNLLGLVTVLGAINVGTYYFFFGAFGPALGMEDTTTVRVIFLAILTGVQALCNHLGIGLTAKLTDFSGYLIFATALALTIVCLMSAPSYEFARLWTFGNYSGEAGGGVWPQVSNGWIFMLGLLLPIYTITGYDASAHTSEETRNAAMSVPRGMVMSVVWSLLFGWLMLSAFVLMLPNMDEAAKQGWNVFFWAMNTQVNPTLKLVLYVAIFISQVLCGLATVTSVSRMIFAFSRDGGLPCSKALASVSPTFRSPVAAIWTGATLAVLFDWGSSVISVGATPVYTIVVSCTVIFLFFSFAIPIVLGLFTYGTSKWPTMGPWNMGRFWYSVFAILSVLSMIIIFVIGIQPPNDWALYITIGFLVLTAIVWFGFEARRFQGPPVGDMIVKRQAEIAAAEAALNKQAGS; encoded by the coding sequence ATGAACCCAGCAAGCCAGCCGGGCACCGAAACGCACGACGATGACGTCAAGGTGCTGCATAGCATGGGCTATGCCCAGCAACTCTCACGACGCATGGGAGTTTTCTCCAACTTCGCCATTTCCTTTTCGATCATCTGCATCCTCTCCGGTGGCATCAACTCGCTGGCCCAGGGCACCTCGGGCGCGGGTGGCATCTCCATCGGGATCGGCTGGCCGATCGGCTGCCTGATCTCCGGGGTGTTCGCCATGGCCATGGCGCAGATCTCCTCGGCCTACCCCACCGCTGGCGGCCTGTACCACTGGGGTTCGATCCTGGGTAACCGCTTCACGGGCTGGCTGACCGCGTGGTTCAACCTGCTGGGGCTGGTCACGGTGCTGGGTGCGATCAACGTCGGCACCTACTACTTCTTTTTCGGCGCCTTCGGACCGGCGCTGGGCATGGAGGACACGACCACGGTCCGGGTGATTTTCCTGGCGATCCTCACCGGCGTGCAGGCCTTGTGCAACCACTTGGGCATTGGCCTGACCGCCAAGCTCACCGACTTCTCCGGTTACCTGATCTTCGCCACGGCGCTGGCGCTGACCATCGTCTGCCTGATGTCGGCACCGAGCTATGAGTTTGCGCGGTTGTGGACCTTCGGCAACTACTCCGGCGAGGCGGGTGGCGGCGTCTGGCCGCAGGTCTCCAACGGCTGGATCTTCATGCTCGGCCTGCTGTTGCCGATCTACACCATCACCGGCTATGACGCTTCTGCGCACACCTCCGAGGAAACCCGCAACGCGGCCATGTCGGTGCCGCGCGGCATGGTCATGTCGGTGGTCTGGTCGCTGCTGTTCGGCTGGCTGATGCTCAGCGCGTTCGTGCTGATGTTGCCGAACATGGACGAGGCGGCCAAACAAGGCTGGAACGTGTTTTTCTGGGCCATGAACACCCAGGTCAACCCGACCTTGAAACTGGTGCTCTACGTGGCGATTTTCATCTCGCAGGTGCTCTGCGGGCTGGCCACGGTCACCTCGGTTTCGCGGATGATCTTCGCCTTCTCCCGGGACGGTGGCCTGCCCTGCTCCAAAGCCCTGGCCTCGGTGTCGCCGACCTTTCGCAGCCCGGTGGCGGCGATCTGGACCGGTGCCACCCTGGCCGTCCTGTTCGACTGGGGCTCGTCGGTGATCTCGGTCGGGGCAACGCCGGTCTACACGATCGTGGTGTCCTGCACGGTGATCTTCCTGTTCTTCTCCTTCGCCATCCCCATCGTGCTCGGCCTGTTCACCTACGGGACGTCGAAGTGGCCGACCATGGGGCCGTGGAACATGGGGCGATTCTGGTACTCGGTGTTCGCGATACTCTCGGTCCTGTCGATGATCATCATCTTCGTGATCGGCATCCAGCCACCGAACGATTGGGCGCTGTACATCACCATCGGCTTCCTGGTGCTGACCGCCATCGTCTGGTTCGGTTTTGAAGCGCGACGGTTCCAGGGGCCACCGGTGGGCGACATGATCGTCAAGCGCCAGGCTGAAATTGCGGCGGCGGAGGCGGCGTTGAACAAGCAAGCCGGAAGTTGA